In Streptococcus uberis, a single window of DNA contains:
- a CDS encoding valine--tRNA ligase, with protein sequence MSKELSPKYNPTEVEAGRYQKWLDQDVFKPSGDKKAKPYSIVIPPPNVTGKLHLGHAWDTTLQDIIIRQKRMQGFDTLWLPGMDHAGIATQAKVEERLRGQGISRYDLGREKFLEKVWEWKDEYAATIKEQWGKMGISVDYSRERFTLDEGLSQAVKKVFVELYKKGWIYRGEFIINWDPAARTALSDIEVIHKDVQGAFYHMNYMLEDGSRALEVATTRPETMFGDVAVAVNPEDPRYKDLIGKHVVLPIVNKLIPIVADEHADPEFGTGVVKITPAHDPNDFLVGQRHNLPQVNVMNDDGTMNELAGEFAGMDRFEARKATVEKLKELGALVSIEERVHSVGHSERSGAVVEPRLSTQWFVKMDQLAKNAMANQDTDNKVEFYPPRFNDTFMSWMENVHDWVISRQLWWGHQIPAWYNAEGDIYVGEEAPEGDGWKQDEDVLDTWFSSALWPFSTMGWPDENAEDFKRYFPTSTLVTGYDIIFFWVSRMIFQSLEFTNERPFQNVLIHGLIRDEEGRKMSKSLGNGIDPMDVVEKYGADALRWFLSNGSAPGQDVRFSYEKMDAAWNFINKIWNISRYILMNNEGLTLAEAESNVAKVAASEAGNVTDRWILHNLNETIVKVTENFDKFEFGVAGHILYNFIWEEFANWYVELTKEVLYSDNEDEKVMTRSVLLYTLDKILRLLHPIMPFVTEEIFAQYADGSIVVAAYPTVNPAFENAAAHKGVESLKDLIRAVRNARAEVNVAPSKAITILVKTSDNALEAFFKDNVNYINRFTNPEKLEISADLEAPELAMTSIITGAEIYLPLADLLNVEEELARLDKELAKWQKELDMVGKKLGNERFIANAKPEVVQKERDKQADYQAKYDATQERIGEMKKLVK encoded by the coding sequence ATGTCTAAAGAACTATCACCAAAATACAACCCAACCGAAGTTGAAGCGGGTCGCTACCAAAAATGGTTAGACCAAGACGTTTTCAAACCTTCAGGTGACAAAAAAGCCAAACCATACTCTATCGTTATTCCACCACCAAACGTAACTGGTAAACTCCACCTTGGTCATGCTTGGGATACTACCCTCCAAGATATCATTATCCGCCAAAAACGCATGCAAGGCTTTGATACGCTTTGGTTACCTGGAATGGACCACGCCGGTATTGCCACACAAGCTAAAGTTGAGGAGCGTCTTCGTGGCCAAGGGATCTCTCGGTACGATTTAGGGCGTGAAAAATTTCTAGAAAAAGTCTGGGAATGGAAAGACGAATATGCCGCTACTATTAAAGAGCAATGGGGCAAAATGGGTATCTCAGTTGATTATTCGCGGGAACGATTCACCCTTGACGAGGGCCTTTCTCAAGCAGTCAAAAAAGTCTTCGTAGAGCTTTACAAAAAAGGCTGGATTTACCGCGGTGAGTTCATTATCAACTGGGATCCGGCTGCCCGCACAGCATTGTCCGACATTGAAGTTATCCATAAAGACGTGCAAGGTGCCTTCTATCATATGAATTATATGTTGGAAGACGGCTCACGCGCTTTAGAAGTTGCCACAACTCGTCCTGAAACCATGTTTGGTGATGTGGCAGTTGCCGTCAACCCAGAAGATCCTCGTTACAAGGACTTAATCGGTAAACATGTTGTTTTACCCATCGTGAATAAGCTTATTCCAATCGTGGCCGATGAGCATGCAGATCCTGAGTTTGGAACTGGGGTCGTTAAAATCACACCTGCTCATGACCCTAACGACTTTTTAGTTGGACAACGTCATAACTTGCCACAAGTCAATGTCATGAATGACGACGGTACCATGAATGAATTGGCTGGTGAGTTTGCCGGTATGGATCGTTTTGAAGCCCGTAAAGCAACTGTTGAAAAGTTAAAAGAGCTAGGTGCACTCGTAAGCATCGAAGAACGCGTTCACTCTGTTGGTCATTCGGAACGTTCGGGTGCTGTTGTTGAGCCACGTTTATCAACACAATGGTTTGTTAAAATGGACCAATTGGCTAAAAATGCCATGGCTAATCAAGATACAGATAATAAGGTCGAATTCTACCCACCACGTTTCAATGATACCTTCATGTCTTGGATGGAAAATGTTCATGACTGGGTTATCTCGCGTCAATTATGGTGGGGTCACCAAATCCCTGCTTGGTATAATGCGGAAGGCGATATCTATGTTGGTGAAGAAGCGCCAGAAGGTGACGGCTGGAAACAGGACGAAGATGTCCTTGACACCTGGTTCTCATCTGCTCTATGGCCATTTTCAACCATGGGTTGGCCAGATGAAAATGCCGAAGACTTCAAACGTTATTTCCCAACATCAACATTGGTTACAGGATATGACATCATTTTCTTCTGGGTATCTCGTATGATCTTCCAATCATTGGAATTTACCAATGAACGCCCATTCCAAAATGTCCTTATCCACGGGCTTATCCGTGACGAAGAAGGCCGTAAAATGTCTAAATCATTGGGCAATGGGATTGATCCAATGGACGTGGTTGAAAAATACGGGGCTGATGCCCTTCGTTGGTTCCTTTCAAACGGCTCTGCCCCAGGACAAGACGTTCGTTTCTCTTACGAAAAAATGGATGCTGCTTGGAACTTCATTAACAAGATTTGGAACATTTCCCGCTACATCCTCATGAACAATGAAGGCTTGACACTAGCAGAAGCAGAAAGCAATGTGGCTAAAGTGGCTGCCTCAGAAGCTGGAAATGTGACCGATAGATGGATTCTTCACAACCTTAATGAGACTATCGTCAAAGTTACGGAGAACTTTGACAAGTTCGAGTTTGGTGTTGCCGGCCACATCTTATACAACTTCATTTGGGAAGAGTTCGCTAACTGGTATGTCGAGCTAACTAAAGAAGTGCTTTATTCCGACAATGAAGACGAAAAAGTCATGACTCGCTCCGTTCTTCTTTACACTTTGGATAAAATCTTGCGTCTTCTCCACCCAATCATGCCATTTGTGACAGAAGAAATCTTTGCACAATATGCGGATGGCTCAATCGTGGTTGCAGCCTACCCAACAGTTAACCCTGCTTTTGAAAATGCAGCTGCGCATAAAGGTGTTGAGAGCTTGAAAGACTTGATTCGTGCGGTTCGTAATGCGCGTGCTGAAGTGAACGTCGCACCAAGCAAGGCCATTACCATCTTGGTTAAAACTTCCGATAATGCACTTGAAGCCTTCTTCAAAGACAATGTTAACTATATCAACCGCTTCACAAATCCAGAAAAATTAGAGATTTCAGCTGACTTGGAAGCTCCAGAATTAGCCATGACAAGCATCATCACGGGTGCCGAAATCTACCTTCCACTAGCAGATCTTCTCAACGTGGAAGAAGAATTAGCGCGTCTAGACAAAGAGCTTGCTAAATGGCAAAAAGAACTAGACATGGTCGGCAAAAAACTTGGCAACGAACGCTTCATCGCCAACGCCAAACCAGAAGTTGTCCAAAAAGAACGCGACAAACAAGCTGATTATCAAGCCAAATATGATGCGACTCAAGAGCGTATCGGAGAGATGAAGAAACTTGTAAAATAG
- a CDS encoding DapH/DapD/GlmU-related protein gives MIERRYTSFKDAALFEEAIALTMEMNSHYHKPEEIRDLMSKITGQKVPDSLRVFPPFYTDFGKNTTFEENVFLNSGCHFQDQGGIHIGQGSLIGHNVVLATVNHALEPSQDRKNSYDSIVIGKHVWIGSNATILSGVTIGDWAVVAAGAVVTKDVPAYTVVGGVPAKVLKKVDPES, from the coding sequence ATGATTGAACGTCGTTATACCAGTTTTAAAGATGCTGCATTATTTGAGGAAGCTATCGCTTTAACTATGGAAATGAACAGCCATTATCATAAACCTGAAGAAATCAGAGATTTGATGTCCAAAATTACTGGACAGAAAGTGCCGGATAGTCTGCGTGTCTTTCCCCCTTTCTATACTGATTTTGGCAAGAACACGACCTTTGAAGAAAATGTCTTTCTCAACTCGGGCTGTCATTTCCAAGATCAAGGAGGCATTCATATTGGCCAAGGTAGTCTAATTGGCCACAATGTGGTACTGGCAACCGTCAATCATGCTCTAGAACCAAGTCAGGACCGCAAGAATTCATATGATTCCATTGTCATTGGCAAACATGTCTGGATAGGTTCAAATGCCACTATTTTGTCAGGTGTCACCATCGGTGACTGGGCAGTAGTTGCAGCAGGAGCCGTCGTCACTAAAGACGTTCCTGCTTATACCGTGGTTGGTGGCGTTCCAGCAAAAGTCCTTAAAAAAGTTGATCCAGAAAGTTAG
- a CDS encoding bifunctional 2-keto-4-hydroxyglutarate aldolase/2-keto-3-deoxy-6-phosphogluconate aldolase, with amino-acid sequence MTKSEIISQLLTQKLVVVIRGNTEEEAYKASKACIAGGITAIEIAYSNNKASQVIEHLTNDYINSKNVIVGAGTVLDAVTARMAILAGAKFIVSPAFSAETAKICNLYAIPYLPGCMTLTEITTALEYGCELVKLFPGGTIGQDFISSIKAPLPQVQVMVTGGVNSENAKEWFQAGASAIGIGGEFNKLASKGEFEKISTLANEYYTKLD; translated from the coding sequence ATGACAAAATCAGAAATAATCAGTCAACTCCTCACTCAAAAACTGGTTGTAGTTATTCGAGGGAATACTGAAGAGGAAGCTTACAAAGCATCAAAAGCCTGTATTGCCGGTGGGATCACTGCAATCGAAATCGCCTATTCCAATAACAAAGCAAGTCAGGTCATTGAACACCTTACTAATGACTACATAAATTCAAAAAATGTCATTGTAGGGGCCGGTACAGTCTTAGATGCTGTGACAGCTCGAATGGCAATTTTAGCCGGGGCAAAATTTATCGTTTCACCTGCTTTCAGTGCCGAAACTGCAAAAATTTGCAACCTCTATGCAATCCCCTATCTGCCTGGTTGTATGACACTAACAGAAATAACAACTGCTCTTGAATACGGTTGTGAGTTAGTAAAACTGTTCCCAGGAGGAACTATTGGACAGGACTTTATCTCATCAATAAAGGCACCACTCCCACAAGTTCAAGTTATGGTTACTGGTGGTGTTAATAGCGAAAATGCAAAAGAATGGTTCCAAGCAGGTGCATCAGCAATTGGCATAGGTGGAGAATTTAATAAACTGGCAAGTAAAGGAGAATTTGAAAAAATAAGTACTTTAGCAAATGAATACTACACTAAATTAGATTAA
- a CDS encoding RpiB/LacA/LacB family sugar-phosphate isomerase — translation MKIALINENSQATKNNIIFNELKAVTDKKGFEAFNYGMYGNEGESQLTYVQNGLLTAILLNSGAADFVITGCGTGMGAMLACNSFPGVTCGFAADPVDAYLFSQVNGGNALSLPFAKGFGWGAELNLRYMFERLFEDEVGGGYPKERAIPEQRNARILNEVKAITYKNLLTILKEIDQEFLKETISGEHFQELFFANCQNKEIADYLKTLLNV, via the coding sequence ATGAAAATTGCTTTAATTAACGAGAATAGCCAAGCCACTAAAAATAATATAATCTTTAATGAGTTAAAAGCTGTTACAGATAAAAAAGGCTTTGAAGCCTTTAATTACGGTATGTATGGTAATGAAGGGGAAAGCCAATTAACTTACGTTCAAAATGGTCTCCTTACTGCTATTTTATTAAATAGTGGTGCAGCTGACTTTGTCATTACAGGTTGTGGTACAGGAATGGGAGCAATGCTTGCATGTAATAGTTTCCCAGGAGTCACCTGTGGTTTTGCCGCTGATCCAGTGGATGCTTATCTCTTCTCTCAAGTTAATGGTGGTAACGCCCTCTCACTACCATTCGCTAAAGGATTTGGATGGGGTGCTGAACTTAATCTCCGTTATATGTTCGAACGTCTTTTCGAAGATGAAGTTGGGGGAGGTTATCCCAAAGAAAGAGCAATACCTGAACAACGCAATGCTCGTATCTTAAACGAGGTCAAAGCCATTACCTACAAAAACTTGCTAACTATTCTAAAAGAAATCGATCAAGAATTTTTAAAAGAAACCATTTCAGGAGAACATTTCCAGGAACTCTTCTTTGCTAACTGTCAGAATAAAGAAATTGCAGATTATCTTAAAACTCTCTTAAATGTTTAA
- a CDS encoding DUF1349 domain-containing protein, whose translation MKVYDSKEMVWTREPKSFSISNQEIVIETQPHTDLWQRTYYHFQNDNAPLLQMTIDDDYFSFVVKTTFNSKHRFDQCGLVMYLDSENWLKASIEYENEDFQHLGSVVTNQGYSDWATTEIDASIKEMWYRLSRRGNDFRLECSQDGQTFKQMRICHMAKATGPIQCGIYACSPEDSSFTARFTDLQVLECQWPSHDGQAPDEVLE comes from the coding sequence ATGAAAGTTTATGATAGTAAAGAAATGGTTTGGACTAGAGAGCCAAAGTCATTTAGTATTTCAAATCAGGAAATTGTCATTGAAACACAACCCCACACCGATTTGTGGCAGCGGACTTATTACCATTTTCAAAATGATAATGCGCCTCTTTTGCAAATGACCATTGATGACGATTATTTTTCTTTCGTGGTCAAAACCACTTTCAATAGTAAGCACCGCTTTGACCAATGTGGACTGGTCATGTACTTAGACTCTGAAAACTGGTTAAAAGCTTCTATTGAATATGAAAATGAGGACTTCCAACATTTAGGATCAGTTGTCACAAACCAAGGGTACTCAGATTGGGCAACCACTGAAATAGATGCTTCTATTAAGGAGATGTGGTACCGACTCAGCCGTCGTGGCAATGATTTTCGCCTGGAATGTTCTCAAGATGGTCAGACTTTCAAACAAATGCGGATTTGCCATATGGCTAAAGCCACAGGCCCAATTCAATGTGGCATTTATGCTTGTAGCCCTGAGGATTCATCCTTCACCGCTCGCTTCACAGACCTTCAAGTGTTAGAATGCCAATGGCCATCTCACGATGGACAGGCACCGGACGAGGTACTTGAATGA
- a CDS encoding gluconate 5-dehydrogenase: MTQQFLQDNFSLEGKIALITGASYGIGFSIATALAKAGAKIVFNDINQDLVDKGLEAYKELGINAHGYICDVTDEDGIQAMIKQISDEVGVIDILVNNAGIIKRQPMLEMSAKDFRQVIDIDLNGPFIVSKAVLPGMIEKGHGKIINICSMMSELGRETVSAYAAAKGGLKMLTKNIASEYGSANIQCNGIGPGYIATPQTAPLREKQADGSRHPFDQFIISKTPAARWGEAEDLGAPAVFLASDASNFINGHILYVDGGILAYIGKQPQ, encoded by the coding sequence ATGACTCAACAATTTTTACAAGATAACTTTTCTCTTGAAGGTAAGATCGCGCTTATCACTGGAGCTTCATATGGCATAGGATTCTCAATTGCTACTGCTTTAGCCAAAGCTGGCGCTAAGATTGTGTTCAATGACATCAATCAAGACCTAGTTGATAAAGGTTTGGAAGCATACAAAGAGCTTGGAATAAATGCTCACGGGTACATCTGTGATGTTACTGACGAGGATGGCATTCAAGCTATGATTAAACAAATCTCTGATGAAGTTGGTGTTATTGATATCCTTGTTAACAATGCAGGAATTATTAAACGCCAACCAATGCTTGAAATGAGTGCTAAAGATTTTCGACAGGTTATCGATATTGACCTTAACGGACCATTTATTGTTTCAAAAGCTGTACTTCCAGGCATGATTGAAAAAGGCCATGGTAAAATCATCAATATTTGTTCTATGATGAGTGAACTTGGTCGTGAAACCGTTTCTGCTTATGCTGCTGCTAAAGGTGGTCTTAAAATGCTAACTAAAAATATCGCCTCAGAATACGGTTCAGCTAATATTCAATGTAATGGTATTGGTCCTGGTTACATAGCCACCCCACAAACAGCCCCACTTCGAGAAAAACAGGCAGATGGCTCCCGTCATCCGTTCGACCAATTCATTATTTCTAAAACACCAGCTGCTCGTTGGGGAGAAGCTGAAGATTTAGGAGCACCAGCAGTTTTTCTTGCCAGTGACGCTTCGAACTTTATAAACGGACATATCCTTTATGTAGATGGCGGCATTCTTGCCTATATCGGAAAACAACCCCAATAA
- a CDS encoding DUF1912 family protein → MSFEKEFIKDFEEWVQTQIQVNQVAMTTSQQIAQEDGDERAKDAFIRYESKLDAYQFLLGKFDNYHNGKSFHDMPDDLFGKRNY, encoded by the coding sequence ATGTCTTTCGAAAAAGAATTTATAAAAGACTTTGAAGAATGGGTGCAAACTCAGATTCAAGTTAATCAAGTTGCAATGACGACAAGTCAACAAATTGCTCAGGAAGATGGAGACGAGCGTGCTAAAGATGCTTTCATTCGTTATGAAAGTAAATTAGACGCCTATCAATTTCTTTTAGGCAAATTTGACAATTATCACAATGGTAAATCCTTCCACGACATGCCGGATGATTTATTTGGAAAACGAAACTATTAA
- a CDS encoding AAA family ATPase, which translates to MITEIDLPNDRFENTKLVNLKQKNFIFGKNGTGKSTITKLIEEQYSKSYDIRIFQGLDSIAVNSELDAISLGTKNADLQPEIEEITTQIKMLENEIRERDFPNLYSSFIDIKNKYNKSKDIYRKLCTRGASKLKNEYTYLFGPNYDSRKLQLDIPQRMRLEESSIQNLLTTFYQKKLPSTSMVDYRFENINKFIEATNSILEYEIAKVTLIEFMSLDVQNWVREGIHFHKNEQKCAFCGNILSEERLNHLEEFFDENIKKFEKRIVIALDIIGEYKNKVNSFKEIDEQLFYPQIKEKIKALNITLLEYINSTNQILDFLSEKLYERKIDIFNVKERIYVNPSINMDKFIDEYKTICDLNNKISSNLIKEKDLARLKLKYHYVAEVLENESYEEIIKEGSKLKEKYNEVLKEFEEKNNILKKMYFERTKLINLSVDETIAAESINKCLKSIGNQSFSLNLVKSNQKGQYAINDLNGNRRSVSTLSTGEKNIVGFLWFITDLANTKKNSGKNRIIVFDDPMNSNDDNTQYLIIMKLQHLLKNLGSEDQIFILTHNIHFYLNCRYKWWNGSKRANYSKSTIHLYKAGQKTQYKFISSSEDDLHTSYSLLWKELKWLYSRHKPDYMLNPIRRILENFINFNNLSSEEFYKNNLEAEKLFNVNSHSAFDFENFSSDPNGKSEEEIIEILKNIFIDNNAENHFIVNWEK; encoded by the coding sequence ATGATCACTGAAATTGATTTACCAAACGACAGGTTTGAAAATACAAAATTAGTCAATCTAAAACAAAAAAATTTCATTTTTGGTAAGAATGGCACAGGAAAGTCAACAATAACAAAACTAATTGAAGAGCAATATTCAAAATCATATGATATTCGTATATTTCAGGGTTTAGATTCAATTGCAGTTAATTCCGAATTAGATGCTATTTCTTTAGGTACTAAAAATGCTGATTTACAACCTGAGATTGAAGAGATTACTACACAAATAAAAATGTTGGAAAATGAAATTAGAGAGAGAGATTTTCCAAATCTATATAGTTCATTTATAGATATTAAAAATAAATACAATAAAAGCAAAGACATATATAGAAAATTATGTACTAGAGGTGCTTCTAAACTTAAGAACGAATATACATATCTGTTTGGACCAAATTATGATTCAAGAAAATTACAATTAGATATTCCTCAAAGAATGAGACTTGAAGAAAGTTCTATTCAAAATTTACTTACGACTTTCTATCAAAAAAAATTACCAAGTACTTCGATGGTTGATTACAGATTTGAGAATATCAACAAATTTATTGAAGCAACTAATTCCATTTTAGAATATGAAATAGCGAAGGTTACTTTAATAGAGTTTATGTCTTTGGATGTTCAAAATTGGGTAAGAGAAGGTATTCATTTTCATAAAAATGAACAAAAATGTGCATTTTGCGGGAATATATTATCAGAGGAAAGACTTAATCACTTAGAAGAATTTTTTGATGAAAATATTAAAAAGTTTGAAAAACGTATTGTAATTGCTTTAGATATTATTGGAGAATATAAAAACAAAGTTAATTCTTTTAAGGAGATTGATGAACAGTTGTTCTATCCTCAGATAAAAGAGAAAATAAAAGCATTAAATATTACTTTATTAGAATATATAAATTCAACCAATCAAATTTTAGATTTTCTATCTGAAAAGCTTTATGAAAGAAAAATTGATATTTTTAATGTAAAAGAGAGAATTTATGTTAATCCCTCTATTAACATGGACAAATTTATTGATGAATATAAAACTATTTGTGATTTAAATAATAAAATATCTAGTAATCTTATAAAAGAGAAAGATTTAGCGAGGTTGAAGTTAAAATACCATTATGTTGCTGAAGTACTAGAAAATGAATCATATGAAGAGATAATTAAAGAAGGTTCAAAATTAAAAGAAAAGTACAATGAAGTTTTAAAAGAATTTGAAGAAAAAAATAATATACTTAAAAAAATGTATTTTGAACGAACAAAACTAATAAATCTAAGTGTTGATGAAACTATAGCAGCTGAAAGTATAAATAAATGCTTAAAAAGTATAGGAAATCAAAGTTTTAGTTTAAATTTAGTAAAAAGTAATCAAAAGGGACAATACGCAATAAATGATTTGAATGGTAATAGACGTTCTGTGTCAACATTAAGTACAGGTGAAAAAAATATTGTTGGCTTTTTATGGTTCATTACAGATTTAGCCAACACCAAAAAAAATTCAGGAAAAAATCGAATTATAGTATTTGATGACCCTATGAACTCTAATGATGATAATACACAATATCTTATTATAATGAAATTGCAACATTTATTGAAGAATCTAGGTAGCGAAGATCAAATATTTATTTTGACTCATAATATTCATTTTTATTTAAACTGTAGATACAAATGGTGGAACGGAAGTAAAAGAGCAAATTATTCTAAAAGTACCATTCACCTGTATAAAGCTGGACAAAAAACACAGTATAAATTTATTAGTTCTTCGGAGGACGACTTACATACATCTTATAGTTTATTATGGAAAGAATTAAAGTGGTTGTATAGTCGTCATAAGCCAGACTATATGTTAAATCCTATCAGACGCATATTAGAAAATTTTATTAATTTTAATAATTTATCAAGTGAAGAGTTTTACAAAAACAATTTAGAAGCTGAAAAATTATTTAATGTTAATTCACATTCAGCATTCGATTTTGAAAACTTCTCTAGTGACCCGAATGGTAAATCTGAAGAAGAAATAATAGAAATTCTCAAAAATATATTTATTGATAACAATGCAGAGAATCATTTTATTGTAAATTGGGAAAAATAA
- a CDS encoding sugar kinase has protein sequence MSKILFFGEPLIRISPQNIENFSNGVQSHLFYGGSEVNIARALSGFGQKTKLISAIPENPIGDSFLRFLQSQDIDTNCIQRTGNRMGLYFLENSFGCRQGQVIYDRKESSLHDYQIEADQIDHIFSDVDHFHFSGITLSLAKTICDTTKVLLDEAKKRGLSISFDLNFRSFLIAPEEAKTLFSEFAPYADYCFGIEPLMINDHDIEFFNRNEATNEEIKKRMNDLMDRYDFKAIFHTNRCSDHFGQNVYQAYLLNKDKQFYMSKELKTPVLQRVGSGDAFVAGALYQIFNNANYQNIVDFAVASGTYKCVVEGDNMFESVGTITSVLNQFEDIKR, from the coding sequence ATGTCGAAAATCCTATTTTTTGGCGAGCCTTTGATTCGTATAAGTCCTCAAAATATTGAAAACTTTTCAAATGGTGTGCAATCGCACTTATTTTATGGAGGTTCAGAAGTAAATATCGCTCGTGCCTTATCTGGCTTTGGTCAGAAAACGAAGCTAATTTCTGCTATTCCTGAAAATCCAATTGGCGATAGCTTTTTAAGATTCTTGCAGTCTCAAGATATTGATACTAATTGCATCCAAAGAACTGGTAACCGTATGGGGCTCTATTTCCTTGAAAATAGTTTCGGATGTCGACAAGGTCAGGTTATTTATGACAGAAAAGAAAGTAGTTTGCATGACTATCAAATAGAAGCTGATCAAATTGATCACATATTTTCTGATGTAGACCACTTTCACTTCAGTGGTATTACACTATCTCTAGCTAAAACTATCTGCGATACGACTAAGGTGCTACTTGATGAAGCTAAAAAAAGAGGTCTATCAATCTCCTTTGACCTCAATTTTAGAAGCTTTTTAATTGCTCCAGAAGAAGCTAAGACACTTTTTTCGGAGTTTGCACCTTACGCAGATTATTGTTTTGGTATCGAACCTTTAATGATTAATGACCATGATATTGAATTTTTCAATCGCAATGAGGCGACAAATGAAGAGATTAAAAAAAGGATGAATGATTTGATGGATAGATATGATTTCAAAGCTATTTTTCATACTAATCGTTGTTCAGATCATTTTGGTCAAAATGTATATCAAGCCTATTTACTTAATAAAGACAAGCAGTTCTACATGTCAAAAGAGTTAAAAACACCTGTTCTTCAACGTGTCGGAAGCGGTGATGCTTTTGTTGCTGGTGCATTATATCAAATCTTCAATAATGCTAACTACCAAAACATTGTAGATTTTGCTGTAGCCAGCGGCACATATAAATGTGTCGTTGAAGGTGACAATATGTTTGAGTCAGTAGGGACCATAACATCTGTCTTAAATCAATTTGAAGATATTAAGCGTTAG
- a CDS encoding shikimate kinase has translation MNLVIIGAQASGKMTIGQEVEKMTEMTLFHNHESIDFVLKFMPWSKDAMDLITKIRFDFFETFAKTGQAMIFTVVIDFGDSKDLALLATLQSIFAAHKQDVLFVELETSLEERLARNQTENRLKHKPFKRDIDWSEKDILTTMDFATFNSEVAPENLTHYYKINNSHKSAQEVANDIVGIMEKIEKEK, from the coding sequence ATGAACCTTGTTATCATTGGTGCGCAAGCTTCGGGCAAAATGACTATTGGTCAGGAAGTGGAAAAAATGACAGAAATGACGCTTTTTCACAATCATGAAAGCATTGATTTTGTCCTCAAATTTATGCCCTGGTCCAAAGATGCTATGGACTTGATTACAAAGATTCGTTTTGACTTTTTTGAGACCTTTGCTAAAACGGGACAAGCTATGATTTTTACAGTGGTTATTGATTTTGGAGATTCCAAAGATTTGGCCTTACTTGCCACCCTTCAAAGCATTTTTGCAGCTCATAAGCAAGACGTTCTCTTTGTCGAATTAGAAACATCCTTAGAAGAACGCCTTGCCCGAAATCAAACTGAAAATCGCCTCAAGCACAAGCCTTTCAAAAGAGACATTGACTGGTCAGAAAAAGACATTCTCACCACGATGGATTTTGCCACTTTTAACAGTGAAGTTGCACCAGAAAATCTTACCCATTACTATAAAATCAATAATAGTCATAAAAGTGCCCAAGAGGTGGCCAACGACATTGTGGGAATTATGGAGAAAATAGAAAAAGAGAAGTGA
- a CDS encoding helix-hairpin-helix domain-containing protein — translation MAKVKNRKKELKQELKRQGIIGQEHPKVISLDANTDITAIPTDAETVTITEKPSLAEFADTPELEGVRSDAVENIYNKGVTSTDELKDMSEDDLLEVKGVGPATVETLSENVGIDGKLSLEDFSNLKEVKEIRSDLVEMLYHEGIKSKADFKQWTEQEVLDINGIGQGTIDKLVENGVTFKK, via the coding sequence ATGGCTAAAGTCAAAAATCGTAAAAAAGAACTGAAGCAAGAGTTAAAACGTCAAGGGATTATTGGTCAAGAACATCCAAAAGTAATTTCTCTTGATGCTAATACCGATATTACAGCAATCCCTACTGATGCTGAAACAGTAACCATTACTGAGAAACCAAGTTTAGCAGAATTTGCTGACACACCAGAATTAGAAGGTGTTCGCTCAGACGCTGTCGAAAACATTTATAACAAGGGTGTCACATCTACTGACGAGTTAAAAGACATGTCAGAAGATGACTTGCTTGAAGTCAAAGGTGTAGGTCCAGCAACAGTTGAAACCTTAAGCGAAAATGTTGGTATCGATGGCAAGTTGAGCCTTGAAGACTTTTCAAACCTTAAAGAAGTGAAAGAAATCCGTTCTGACTTGGTTGAAATGCTCTACCATGAAGGCATCAAATCAAAAGCTGACTTCAAACAATGGACAGAACAAGAAGTTCTTGATATCAACGGTATTGGTCAAGGAACCATTGATAAATTAGTTGAAAACGGCGTTACATTTAAAAAATAA